The stretch of DNA GCCATGAACTTGAAGCCGTAGAGGTAATACTGGCCCACGATGAACGCAACCTCCAGGATCATCTTGAACACCAGGCTGGTCATGTAGCTGCCCAAGAGGCTGCCCTTGGTGTAGTAGACCTTGCCCTTGTCGTCCGTGTACTTGGGCATCTTCAGCGTTCCATTCTCTGCATTGTTCTGCAGTTTCTCCCTGAGCTTTTTCTCCTTCTGCGTGACATGGACGACGTGAGCCAGGTATAGCAGGGTGGGCGTGGAGACGAAGATGATTTGCATCACCCACAGGCGAACGTGGGAGATGGGGAAGGCCTTGTCGTAGCAAACGTTTTTGCAACCCGGCTGTTTGGTGTTACAGATCATCTTGGACTGCTCGTCACCCCAAACTTTCTCAACACCAGCCCCCAGCACCATGATCCGGAAAAGGAACAGAACAGACATCCACACCCTCCCGATGACCGTGGTGTGGGCTCGCACCTTTGTCAGCAATGTAGACAGGCGTTTTAATTGACTCATTTTGTCTGTAAAATATACAAATAGTTATGAATAAATTTGAGAAATATCTTAAATCGATACTATCCTAAAGATATGTGGACGAGGCTAAGGTTTGACATCACAGTTCTGGCAGCTTCTCTTGTTGACCTTATTTGCCAAAATGCTCAGGAATAGTTGGTGGGTTTGGTTGTACTATCACTAACCAACATTGATGTAATCCagattgtgtggcgcagtaatatcctcactcttgcactttcagtttcactttggagtgaggatattactgcgcagagtctaagtgctcccaatgttattccgccacacaatatagttatcccttttgcctgcttacaaatgcac from Sardina pilchardus chromosome 12, fSarPil1.1, whole genome shotgun sequence encodes:
- the LOC134097816 gene encoding gap junction Cx32.2 protein-like: MSQLKRLSTLLTKVRAHTTVIGRVWMSVLFLFRIMVLGAGVEKVWGDEQSKMICNTKQPGCKNVCYDKAFPISHVRLWVMQIIFVSTPTLLYLAHVVHVTQKEKKLREKLQNNAENGTLKMPKYTDDKGKVYYTKGSLLGSYMTSLVFKMILEVAFIVGQYYLYGFKFMAKIVCEGDPCPLRVECYMSRPTEKTIFIIFMLVVACVSLLLTVVEIFYLINKAYKKTQTYRQRRQ